The proteins below come from a single Tachypleus tridentatus isolate NWPU-2018 chromosome 13, ASM421037v1, whole genome shotgun sequence genomic window:
- the LOC143236291 gene encoding phenoloxidase-activating factor 2-like: protein MPGQPLPENCYFRSGNDYHLKVRLHEWDTQNTEEFYKHEDHDVEEIIIHPKYVDNRENLWDDIAILKLKSELSLKSHIDTICLPSLNENFEGVNCVVTGWGKDAFILQHLERSCCHNSRCEQLLKKTILSRHFRLYENFICAGGEKKKDSCKGDGSGPLVCWTQSGRYKLAGIVS, encoded by the exons ATGCCGGGACAACCATTGCCAG AAAATTGTTATTTCAGGTCTGGGAACGACTACCACCTAAAAGTCAGGCTTCATGAATGGGACACTCAAAACACTGAAGAATTCTATAAGCACGAGGACCATGACGTAGAAGAAATTATCATTCATCCTAAGTACGTTGATAATAGAGAAAACCTTTGGGATGATATCGCTATCTTGAAGTTAAAATCCGAACTTTCCTTAAAGTCACATATTGACACAATCTGCTTGCCAAGTCTTAATGAAAATTTTGAGGGTGTTAATTGTGTAGTTACTGGGTGGGGTAAAGACGCCTTCA TACTCCAACATCTTGAGAGAAGTTGTTGTCATAACTCTCGATGTGAACAACTTCTCAAGAAGACAATACTAAGCAGACATTTTAGATTGTACGAAAACTTCATTTGTGCTGGtggagaaaaaaagaaagactCCTGTAAG GGAGATGGATCCGGTCCGTTAGTGTGTTGGACGCAGAGTGGAAGATACAAACTGGCAGGCATCGTATCCTAA